A part of Cydia strobilella chromosome 15, ilCydStro3.1, whole genome shotgun sequence genomic DNA contains:
- the LOC134747611 gene encoding inhibitor of nuclear factor kappa-B kinase subunit beta, translating into MNDLVFIGDWTKDRVLGSGSFGVVVLWRHNRTDEKLAIKTCKWSDELTEKHRERWTKEVEMLQKSGNANIVSTKELPPEFVSGLERMNPSRLPILCMEYCSGGDLRQLLNKAEFCSGLKEVQVRQILSDIRNAMQFLHGNKITHRDLKPENIVMQIIDSPGKQNIGSQAQKKVVYKLIDLGYAKEIDSNSVCASFVGTLQYLAPELFSSKTYSNSVDFWSMGLIAFEVICGIRPFLPYLAPVQWIPHVKKKVHDNISVYETYHGDIEYSNELFAENFMSKPLKALLEKWLRVALEWEPRLRGRDTPSKVTFNIPAEQAAAASKIVIFDLLQEILSKKIVKVFSVSTLSQHAYEIDDKTNISTLKRYLEDDTKVSKEDQILISTKSFLDLGDDELVVNYWNDSCNNMIYLYDKTIMLKDVIEPVVPKTVQRSLKENQKAMYNFKNSQNLYRNSVYFVMSQVEMYESLINGLFVRAESFKHGSKLLLLNHNKVDKCIGKLADKLEVVTKMTETGKKHIERLRETGTGVNYLGGFDKIFRDVDDRSEKITKLQLAWNQLSIRLQSATRRSNEVISTDINNFVSKNNFQTILMDTLKTYLNFKKSEFFTDQRCKEKQCTDIIKLSYECLKLRCKILHEMRHQPFVLKLIDLNTELAKIADIISNAADTTDKLNLDLTTAIDELTDCMWNTISLLSSDADDMANLPYSVVSFQKRDFKIGEPVSNHCIQVPNIQDDEKLKSLIEESLKLRKNHLYLTEQLNMHKELMEKSSFDYSFLAE; encoded by the coding sequence ATGAACGATCTAGTTTTTATTGGTGATTGGACAAAGGACCGGGTTTTAGGTTCCGGAAGTTTTGGTGTCGTTGTCCTTTGGAGACACAACAGAACTGACGAAAAGCTGGCCATAAAAACTTGCAAGTGGAGCGACGAACTTACCGAGAAGCACAGGGAGCGATGGACCAAGGAGGTGGAAATGTTGCAGAAATCGGGCAACGCGAATATTGTGAGTACGAAAGAATTACCGCCAGAATTTGTCAGCGGCTTGGAACGAATGAATCCTTCGCGACTACCCATCCTGTGCATGGAGTATTGCAGTGGCGGTGACTTACGCCAGCTCCTTAATAAAGCGGAGTTCTGTTCTGGCCTGAAGGAGGTACAGGTAAGACAAATACTCAGCGACATCAGGAATGCTATGCAGTTTCTTCACGGTAATAAGATCACGCATCGAGACTTGAAACCTGAGAACATTGTTATGCAAATCATTGACAGTCCAGGGAAGCAAAACATAGGCTCTCAAGCACAAAAGAAAGTAGTCTACAAACTAATTGATCTTGGATATGCTAAAGAAATAGACTCAAACTCAGTGTGTGCTAGTTTTGTAGGCACCTTACAATACCTAGCTCCGGAATTATTCTCCAGCAAAACTTACAGCAACTCTGTTGATTTCTGGTCTATGGGCTTAATTGCGTTTGAAGTGATTTGTGGTATAAGACCTTTTCTACCGTACTTGGCACCTGTACAATGGATACCACATGTAAAAAAGAAGGTACATGACAACATAAGTGTCTATGAAACATACCACGGAGACATTGAATATTCAAAtgaattatttgctgaaaaTTTTATGTCGAAACCCCTTAAAGCACTGCTAGAAAAGTGGTTGAGAGTTGCTTTAGAGTGGGAGCCAAGATTGAGAGGAAGAGATACTCCGTCAAAAGTAACATTTAATATCCCTGCTGAACAAGCAGCGGCAGCTagtaaaattgtaatatttgatCTGTTACAAGAGATTCTATCTAAAAAGATAGTAAAGGTGTTTTCAGTTTCTACTCTCTCACAACATGCCTATGAAATTGATGACAAAACCAACATATCAACATTAAAAAGATACCTAGAAGATGATACTAAAGTTTCTAAAGAAGATCAAATCTTGATCTCCACTAAAAGTTTTCTTGACCTTGGGGATGATGAATTAGTTGTTAATTATTGGAATGATTCATGTAATAACATGATTTACCTGTATGATAAAACTATCATGCTAAAAGATGTCATTGAACCAGTAGTGCCTAAAACTGTACAAAGGTCTCTTAAGGAAAATCAGAAGgcaatgtataattttaagaaCAGCCAGAATTTGTACCGGAATAGTGTGTATTTTGTAATGTCTCAAGTGGAGATGTATGAATCTTTAATAAACGGACTGTTTGTACGGGCAGAATCCTTTAAACATGGAAGCAAACTATTGCTATTGAACCATAATAAAGTTGACAAATGTATAGGAAAGCTAGCAGATAAGTTGGAAGTTGTTACAAAAATGACAGAGACTGGGAAAAAGCATATTGAGCGGCTCAGAGAAACCGGTACCGGTGTCAATTACCTAGGTGGCTTCGACAAGATATTTAGAGATGTTGATGATCGGTCTGAGAAAATAACCAAATTGCAGCTAGCATGGAATCAGCTCTCCATTAGACTACAATCTGCAACAAGGCGCAGCAACGAAGTAATATCTACTGATATCAACAACTTTGTTTCCAAAAACAACTTCCAAACAATACTCATGGACACTTTGAAAACATATCTCAACTTCAAAAAGAGTGAATTCTTCACCGACCAAAGATGTAAAGAGAAGCAATGCACTGATATCATAAAGCTTTCCTATGAATGCTTGAAACTTAGATGTAAAATATTACATGAGATGCGTCATCAACCATTTGTGTTAAAGCTCATAGATCTGAACACAGAGCTTGCAAAGATTGCAGATATTATTTCTAATGCTGCTGATACCACAGACAAATTAAATCTAGACTTGACAACAGCAATAGATGAGTTGACCGATTGTATGTGGAACACTATAAGTCTTCTGAGCAGTGATGCGGATGATATGGCTAACTTGCCCTATAGTGTGGTATCGTTCCAGAAGAGAGACTTCAAAATTGGGGAGCCAGTATCGAACCATTGTATCCAAGTACCAAATATACAAGATGATGAAAAACTCAAATCACTAATTGAAGAAAGTCTGAAACTAaggaaaaatcatttatatttgACTGAGCAGTTAAACATGCATAAAGAATTGATGGAAAAGTCCAGTTTTGATTACAGTTTCTTAGCGGAATAA
- the LOC134747612 gene encoding gastrula zinc finger protein XlCGF57.1-like: protein MLNVEKTCRTCMKSCEILIDLYEPLKSENEKCPTLSEILEVCTATQVSKEDGFPQKLCEECVKALQFTYTFRMQVLNTYEEFRKIIEAQANVKNEEIDVELKAESQFDYDFCYDDFLLDDFTKHETEDKNYECSICNKQYTNEKRFINHLKTHGEPDLPCPVCTKTFHKQSALNRHLAKHYKCNICLNYYETEKILLEHMAEHVDVEIKTEQEDLYKCSECDVAYTKQRSLAMHMKKHKGKGKKEKSFYCDVCGKQFGLKTLLRRHMKLHSEERPYQCLKCNKSYSRHDQYTEHMNRHDGIKPNVCPHCSKAFSQLCSLKDHIRTHTGETPYLCSECGKGFNNSSNLRQHMIRHTGQKPFACNLCPKRFSTKGQMTCHIGTHTGVHPYKCDECGAAFTKPNSLKKHKLIHLGIKPFACDTCSMRFSCKDHLKRHYRIHTGEKPYKCKYCDRAFTQSNDLAKHTRMHVGQNIYQCTQCDMRFRLLSELKQHYPSHYISNGEPLPLPLPLPKESMDVLKPCEENKEGTITITVSSNGMDKDGLHGNITIGITP from the exons ATGCTCAACGTAGAGAAAACTTGTCGAACGTGCATGAAAAGCTGTGAAATATTAATAGACCTCTATGAGCCTTTGAAGTCGGAAAATGAGAAATGTCCTACGCTATCCGAGATTTTGGAAGTCTGTACGGCTACGCAG GTATCTAAAGAGGATGGGTTTCCTCAAAAATTGTGCGAGGAATGTGTCAAAGCACTTCAGTTTACCTATACCTTTCGAATGCAAGTGCTTAACACCTATGAAGAGTTCAGGAAAATAATTGAAGCACAAGCAAATGTAAAAAATGAAGAAATTGATGTAGAACTCAAGGCCGAAAGCCAATTCGATTATGATTTCTGTTACGATGATTTCCTACTCGACGACTTTACCAAACACGAGACTGAAGACAAAAATTACGAGTGTAGCATATGCAACAAGCAGTATACTAATGAAAAAAGGTTTATTAACCATTTAAAAACACACGGAGAACCCGATTTGCCTTGTCCTGTTTGTACTAAAACTTTTCACAAGCAGTCTGCGCTGAATCGCCACTTAGCGAAACACTATAAGTGTAACATATGCCTTAATTACTATGAAACCGAAAAGATACTATTAGAACATATGGCCGAGCATGTAGACGTTGAGATTAAGACTGAACAAGAAGATCTGTACAAATGTTCCGAATGTGATGTAGCGTATACTAAACAGAGATCATTAGCTATGCATATGAAAAAGCATAAAGGCAAGGGGAAAAAGGAGAAAAGTTTCTACTGTGATGTTTGCGGAAAGCAGTTTGGATTGAAGACATTGCTTCGGAGACACATGAAGTTACATAGTGAAGAGCGACCATATCAATGCTTGAAGTGTAACAAGAGTTACTCAAGGCATGACCAGTATACTGAGCATATGAATAGACATGATGGAATTAAACCTAATGTGTGTCCACATTGTAGtaaag CATTCAGCCAACTCTGCAGCCTTAAAGACCACATTCGCACACACACCGGTGAGACTCCATATCTCTGCTCCGAGTGCGGCAAGGGCTTCAATAACAGCTCTAACTTACGGCAACACATGATACGGCACACCGGGCAGAAGCCTTTCGCCTGTAACTTGTGCCCAAAGAGATTTTCAACTAAAG GTCAAATGACGTGTCACATTGGCACGCACACCGGGGTCCATCCATACAAATGCGACGAGTGCGGCGCCGCCTTTACCAAACCTAACTCGTTGAAGAAACACAAGCTGATACATCTGGGCATCAAACCATTCGCCTGCGATACCTGCAGCATGCG ATTCTCGTGTAAAGACCACCTCAAACGCCACTACCGCATTCACACCGGCGAGAAACCTTACAAGTGCAAGTACTGCGACCGAGCCTTCACGCAGAGCAACGACTTGGCCAAACACACTCGCATGCATGTTGGACAGAACATTTACCA ATGCACCCAGTGCGATATGCGCTTCCGTCTCCTCAGCGAGTTGAAACAGCACTACCCCTCACACTACATCTCCAACGGGGagcccctccccctccccctccccctaccCAAGGAGTCCATGGACGTGCTCAAACCGTGCGAAGAAAACAAGGAAGGCACTATCACTATCACAGTCAGTAGCAATGGGATGGACAAGGACGGGTTGCATGGGAACATTACTATTGGCATTACGCCGTAA